A stretch of the Vigna radiata var. radiata cultivar VC1973A chromosome 7, Vradiata_ver6, whole genome shotgun sequence genome encodes the following:
- the LOC106766827 gene encoding rac-like GTP-binding protein ARAC8 isoform X2: MAATASRFIKCVTVGDGAVGKTSMLICYTSNKFPTDYVPTVFDNFSANVVVEGTTVNLGLWDTAGQEDYNRLRPLSYRGADVFVLAFSLVSHASYENVLKKWVPELQHFAPGIPVVLVGTKLDLREDKHYLAEHPGLVAVTSEQGEELRKLVGATYYIECSSKTQQNVKSVFDAAIKVVIKPPQKQEKKKKPRRGCLLNVMCGRNLVRFK; this comes from the exons ATGGCTGCAACAGCTTCGAGGTTCATCAAGTGTGTCACAGTTGGGGATGGAGCTGTAGGAAAAACTAGCATGCTCATTTGCTATACAAGCAACAAATTCCCCACG GACTATGTTCCTACAGTGTTTGATAATTTCAGTGCAAATGTGGTTGTTGAAGGCACAACTGTCAATTTAGGCCTCTGGGATACTGCAG GTCAAGAGGATTACAACAGGCTGAGGCCTTTGAGCTACAGGGGGGCAGATGTCTTTGTCCTGGCTTTCTCTTTAGTTAGTCATGCAAGCTACGAAAATGTGTTGAAGAAG TGGGTTCCAGAACTGCAGCATTTTGCTCCTGGCATTCCAGTGGTGCTAGTTGGCACCAAATTGG ATCTCCGAGAAGATAAGCACTATTTGGCTGAGCATCCTGGCCTGGTGGCTGTGACTTCTGAGCAA ggTGAGGAATTGCGTAAACTAGTAGGAGCAACATATTATATTGAGTGCAGCTCAAAAACTCAGCAG AACGTGAAGTCAGTTTTTGATGCAGCTATCAAGGTGGTCATCAAGCCTCCACAAaaacaagagaagaagaaaaaaccaCGTCGAGGGTGTCTTCT AAATGTGATGTGTGGAAGGAATTTAGTTCGTTTTAAATGA
- the LOC106766827 gene encoding rac-like GTP-binding protein RAC1 isoform X1: MAATASRFIKCVTVGDGAVGKTSMLICYTSNKFPTDYVPTVFDNFSANVVVEGTTVNLGLWDTAGQEDYNRLRPLSYRGADVFVLAFSLVSHASYENVLKKWVPELQHFAPGIPVVLVGTKLDLREDKHYLAEHPGLVAVTSEQGEELRKLVGATYYIECSSKTQQNVKSVFDAAIKVVIKPPQKQEKKKKPRRGCLLLVDFFHIIITPARQTFLLVKRDIDH, translated from the exons ATGGCTGCAACAGCTTCGAGGTTCATCAAGTGTGTCACAGTTGGGGATGGAGCTGTAGGAAAAACTAGCATGCTCATTTGCTATACAAGCAACAAATTCCCCACG GACTATGTTCCTACAGTGTTTGATAATTTCAGTGCAAATGTGGTTGTTGAAGGCACAACTGTCAATTTAGGCCTCTGGGATACTGCAG GTCAAGAGGATTACAACAGGCTGAGGCCTTTGAGCTACAGGGGGGCAGATGTCTTTGTCCTGGCTTTCTCTTTAGTTAGTCATGCAAGCTACGAAAATGTGTTGAAGAAG TGGGTTCCAGAACTGCAGCATTTTGCTCCTGGCATTCCAGTGGTGCTAGTTGGCACCAAATTGG ATCTCCGAGAAGATAAGCACTATTTGGCTGAGCATCCTGGCCTGGTGGCTGTGACTTCTGAGCAA ggTGAGGAATTGCGTAAACTAGTAGGAGCAACATATTATATTGAGTGCAGCTCAAAAACTCAGCAG AACGTGAAGTCAGTTTTTGATGCAGCTATCAAGGTGGTCATCAAGCCTCCACAAaaacaagagaagaagaaaaaaccaCGTCGAGGGTGTCTTCTGTTAGTAGActtttttcatatcataataACTCCTGCACGTCAAACTTTCTTGCTTGTGAAAAGGGATATAGATCATTAA
- the LOC106766827 gene encoding rac-like GTP-binding protein ARAC10 isoform X3, translating into MAATASRFIKCVTVGDGAVGKTSMLICYTSNKFPTDYVPTVFDNFSANVVVEGTTVNLGLWDTAGQEDYNRLRPLSYRGADVFVLAFSLVSHASYENVLKKWVPELQHFAPGIPVVLVGTKLDLREDKHYLAEHPGLVAVTSEQGEELRKLVGATYYIECSSKTQQVCLFYQLEREVSF; encoded by the exons ATGGCTGCAACAGCTTCGAGGTTCATCAAGTGTGTCACAGTTGGGGATGGAGCTGTAGGAAAAACTAGCATGCTCATTTGCTATACAAGCAACAAATTCCCCACG GACTATGTTCCTACAGTGTTTGATAATTTCAGTGCAAATGTGGTTGTTGAAGGCACAACTGTCAATTTAGGCCTCTGGGATACTGCAG GTCAAGAGGATTACAACAGGCTGAGGCCTTTGAGCTACAGGGGGGCAGATGTCTTTGTCCTGGCTTTCTCTTTAGTTAGTCATGCAAGCTACGAAAATGTGTTGAAGAAG TGGGTTCCAGAACTGCAGCATTTTGCTCCTGGCATTCCAGTGGTGCTAGTTGGCACCAAATTGG ATCTCCGAGAAGATAAGCACTATTTGGCTGAGCATCCTGGCCTGGTGGCTGTGACTTCTGAGCAA ggTGAGGAATTGCGTAAACTAGTAGGAGCAACATATTATATTGAGTGCAGCTCAAAAACTCAGCAGGTATGTTTATTCTATCAGTTAG AACGTGAAGTCAGTTTTTGA
- the LOC106768776 gene encoding nucleobase-ascorbate transporter 6, giving the protein MAGGGGAPAPKIDEPQPHPPKDQLPNVSYCITSPPPWPEAILLGFQHYIVMLXTTVLIPTALVPQMGGGNEEKAKVIQTLLFVAGINTLLQTLFGTRLPAVIGGSYTYVATTISIILASRFSDEPDPAEKFKRIMRATQGALIVASTLQIVLGFSGLWRNVARFLSPLSAVPLVSLVGFGLYELGFPSVAKCIEIGLPQLILLVFVSQFVPHVLHAGKHVFERFTVLFTVAIVWLYAYLLTVGGAYNHAAPKTQATCRTDRAGLIESAPWIHVPYPFQWGAPTFDAGEAFAMMMASFVSLVESSGAFIAVYRYASATPLPPSILSRGIGWQGVAILLSGLFGTGSGSSVSVENAGLLALTRVGSRRVVQISAGFMIFFSILGKFGAVFASIPPSIVAALYCLFFAYVGAGGLSFLQFCNLNSFRTIFVLGFSIFIGLSVSQYFNEYTVINGYGPVNTKARWFNDIINVPFQSKAFVAGCMAYFLDNTIHKKDGAIRKDRGKHWWDKYRSFKTDTRSEEFYSLPFNLNKYFPSV; this is encoded by the exons ATGGCAGGAGGTGGGGGAGCTCCGGCGCCTAAGATTGATGAGCCACAACCACATCCACCGAAAGATCAGCTACCAAATGTTTCCTACTGCATTACCAGTCCTCCTCCATGGc CTGAGGCCATACTTCTTGGGTTTCAACATTATATTGTGATGCTCGNTACAACTGTGCTAATTCCCACTGCTCTTGTTCCCCAGATGGGAGGTGGCAAT GAGGAGAAGGCAAAAGTTATTCAAACTCTACTCTTTGTAGCTGGAATTAACACATTGCTGCAGACTCTGTTTGGAACTCGATTGCCTGCAGTAATTGGAGGGTCTTATACTTATGTTGCAACAACCATCTCTATTATTCTTGCTAGCCGTTTCAGTGATGAGCCAGATCCTGCAGAG aaATTCAAGAGGATAATGCGGGCAACCCAAGGTGCTCTTATTGTTGCATCAACTCTTCAAATAGTACTAGGTTTTAGTGGGCTTTGGCGTAATGTTGCAAG gttCTTGAGTCCACTTTCAGCAGTTCCTTTGGTATCTCTTGTTGGTTTTGGGCTTTACGAGCTCGGCTTTCCTAGT GTTGCTAAATGTATAGAGATTGGACTGCCGCAGCTCATATTGCTAGTATTTGTTTCACAG TTTGTACCCCATGTTCTACATGCAGGAAAACATGTCTTCGAACGGTTCACTGTTTTATTTACAGTTGCAATTGTGTGGCTATATGCCTATCTGCTCACTGTTGGAGGGGCATACAATCATGCTGCCCCTAAAACACAAGCAACTTGCCGTACTGATCGTGCTGGTTTAATAGAATCTGCCCCATG GATACATGTTCCATATCCATTTCAATGGGGAGCCCCTACATTTGATGCAGGTGAAGCATTTGCCATGATGATGGCATCCTTTGTTTCTCTCGTAGAG TCCAGTGGTGCTTTTATTGCTGTCTATCGGTATGCAAGTGCAACACCGTTACCACCATCTATTCTTAGTCGCGGAATCGGTTGGCAG GGAGTTGCCATTTTGTTATCGGGATTGTTTGGAACGGGAAGTGGATCCTCTGTATCAGT AGAAAACGCTGGTCTTTTGGCTTTAACACGAGTAGGCAGCCGAAGGGTGGTGCAGATATCGGCTggttttatgattttcttttcaattcttg GTAAATTTGGAGCTGTTTTTGCATCCATTCCACCTTCTATTGTTGCTGCACTGTACTGCTTGTTCTTCGCTTATGTTG GAGCGGGAGGTCTaagttttcttcaattttgcaACCTCAACagttttagaacaatttttgTACTAGGCTTCTCCATCTTCATTGGTCTGTCTGTGTCACAGTACTTCAATGAATACACAGTAATTAATGGTTATGGTCCAGTTAACACCAAAGCAAGATGG TTCAATGATATAATCAATGTCCCATTCCAATCAAAAGCATTTGTTGCGGGTTGCATGGCGTATTTCCTTGATAACACAATACATAAGAAGGATGGTGCTATTCGGAAAGACAGAGGAAAACATTGGTGGGACAAGTACCGCTCCTTCAAGACTGACACAAGAAGTGAGGAGTTTTATTCACTGCCTTTCAACCTAAACAAATACTTCCCATCTGTGTAA
- the LOC106767042 gene encoding uncharacterized protein LOC106767042, whose protein sequence is MGNCQAVDTATLVIQQPNGKVERFYWPVTASEVMKTNPDHYVALLISTTLCTSKDNQNCQIKIENNNPNTTNPVRLTRIKLLKPTDTLMLGQVYRLISAQEVMKGLWAKKQAKLKRNLPESAQKPNLTKERTDKSARRSEPEDNLETKGERQGSRTASSNNASGATAKSRTWQPSLQSISEATS, encoded by the exons ATGGGAAACTGTCAAGCAGTTGACACTGCAACTTTAGTCATACAACAACCCAATGGGAAAGTCGAAAGGTTCTATTGGCCTGTTACTGCTAGTGAAGTCATGAAGACCAACCCTGATCACTATGTTGCTCTTCTTATCTCCACCACATTGTGCACATCCAAGGACAATCAAAATTGCCAAATTAAGATTGAAAACAACAACCCCAACACCACCAACCCTGTTCGTCTCACCCGCATCAAGCTTCTCAAGCCAACAGATACCCTTATGCTTGGCCAAGTTTATAGACTAATCTCAGCTCAAG AGGTTATGAAGGGTCTTTGGGCAAAGAAACAAGCAAAGCTGAAGAGAAACTTGCCAGAATCAGCACAAAAGCCAAATCTGACCAAAGAAAGGACAGACAAATCAGCTAGAAGGTCTGAGCCGGAGGACAACCTG GAAACGAAAGGTGAAAGACAAGGGTCAAGGACAGCATCAAGTAATAATGCTTCTGGTGCCACAGCTAAGTCAAGAACATGGCAACCCTCTTTACAAAGCATCTCAGAGGCAACCAGCTGA
- the LOC106767375 gene encoding LIM domain-containing protein WLIM1 isoform X1 has protein sequence MASFAGTTQKCTACEKKVYWVEQLTADNKVYHKSCFRCHHCKGTLKLGNYCSFEGVLYCKPHFDQLFKMTGSLDKSFEGIPRIARVERSADQVQNNKVSRLFSGTQEKCVVCKKTVYPIEKVAVDGKSYHKSCFRCTHGGCVISPSNYVAHEHLLYCRHHHTQLFKQKGNFSQLVKHENLQLTTQNTTQHPTNGTATPPHHSS, from the exons ATGGCATCATTTGCAGGCACCACCCAGAAGTGCACAGCTTGCGAAAAGAAAGTGTATTGGGTGGAACAGCTTACTGCTGACAACAAGGTGTACCATAAATCGTGTTTCAGATGCCACCACTGCAAGGGCACCCTCAAG CTGGGTAACTATTGTTCCTTTGAGGGTGTCCTATACTGTAAGCCCCATTTTGATCAACTGTTTAAGATGACTGGAAGCTTGGACAAAAGTTTTGAAG GTATTCCAAGAATTGCTAGAGTTGAAAGATCTGCTGATCAG GTCCAAAACAACAAGGTTTCAAGATTGTTTTCTGGAACTCAGGAAAAGTGTGTTGTTTGCAAGAAAACAGTGTACCCAATTGAAAAG GTGGCTGTTGATGGGAAATCTTACCACAAGTCTTGTTTCAGATGCACCCATGGTGGTTGTGTAATTAGCCCATCAAATTATGTTGCCCATGAACATCTTCTCTATTGCAGACATCACCATACTCAGCTCTTCAAGCAAAAGGGTAACTTCAGTCAATTAGTGAAGCATGAAAATCTCCAACTCACCACTCAAAACACCACACAACATCCAACTAATGGTACTGCAACTCCACCTCATCACTCTTCTTAG
- the LOC106767375 gene encoding LIM domain-containing protein WLIM1 isoform X2 — MASFAGTTQKCTACEKKVYWVEQLTADNKVYHKSCFRCHHCKGTLKLGNYCSFEGVLYCKPHFDQLFKMTGSLDKSFEGIPRIARVERSADQVAVDGKSYHKSCFRCTHGGCVISPSNYVAHEHLLYCRHHHTQLFKQKGNFSQLVKHENLQLTTQNTTQHPTNGTATPPHHSS, encoded by the exons ATGGCATCATTTGCAGGCACCACCCAGAAGTGCACAGCTTGCGAAAAGAAAGTGTATTGGGTGGAACAGCTTACTGCTGACAACAAGGTGTACCATAAATCGTGTTTCAGATGCCACCACTGCAAGGGCACCCTCAAG CTGGGTAACTATTGTTCCTTTGAGGGTGTCCTATACTGTAAGCCCCATTTTGATCAACTGTTTAAGATGACTGGAAGCTTGGACAAAAGTTTTGAAG GTATTCCAAGAATTGCTAGAGTTGAAAGATCTGCTGATCAG GTGGCTGTTGATGGGAAATCTTACCACAAGTCTTGTTTCAGATGCACCCATGGTGGTTGTGTAATTAGCCCATCAAATTATGTTGCCCATGAACATCTTCTCTATTGCAGACATCACCATACTCAGCTCTTCAAGCAAAAGGGTAACTTCAGTCAATTAGTGAAGCATGAAAATCTCCAACTCACCACTCAAAACACCACACAACATCCAACTAATGGTACTGCAACTCCACCTCATCACTCTTCTTAG